A DNA window from Shewanella baltica contains the following coding sequences:
- a CDS encoding NupC/NupG family nucleoside CNT transporter yields the protein MTAILGMISILFFAWLLSVNRKNIPYRTVILALGLQIIFALLVLYVPAGKAVLQSVTAGVSSVIAYGNQGIGFLFGDLATGKVGFVFAINVLGIIIFFSALISALYHIGLMPKVINIIGGGLQRLLGTGRAESLSATANIFVGMIEAPLVIKPYLKHMSDSQFFAVMSCGLASVAGGTLVGYAALGVDLNYLIAAAFMSAPAGLLMAKILMPPNENDKNSSDEITSVELPRATNVVEALADGAMSGMRISVGIGATLLAFVSVIALLNGMLGAVGEWFGYQLSFEFLLGYLFAPMAWLLGIPWHEAITAGSLIGQKIVVNEFVAFIQLMKVEDQLSAHSQAVVTFALCGFANISTMAILIGGLGSMVPERREFIARNGFRAIAAGVFANLMSAAIASVILSL from the coding sequence ATGACCGCGATATTAGGCATGATTAGCATCTTGTTTTTTGCTTGGTTACTGTCAGTGAACCGCAAGAACATTCCCTACCGCACTGTGATTTTAGCCCTAGGCCTACAAATTATATTTGCCCTGTTAGTGCTCTACGTCCCTGCGGGTAAGGCCGTATTGCAATCTGTTACGGCGGGCGTGTCGAGCGTGATTGCCTATGGCAACCAAGGGATAGGCTTTCTGTTTGGCGATCTCGCCACGGGTAAAGTCGGCTTCGTATTTGCGATCAATGTGTTAGGTATCATCATCTTCTTCTCGGCGCTGATTTCGGCCCTGTACCATATTGGGTTAATGCCTAAGGTGATCAACATTATTGGTGGCGGTCTGCAACGTTTACTGGGCACGGGCCGCGCCGAGTCTTTATCAGCCACGGCAAATATCTTCGTCGGCATGATTGAAGCGCCGCTGGTGATCAAGCCCTATTTAAAGCACATGAGCGATTCGCAATTCTTCGCGGTCATGAGCTGTGGTTTAGCCTCAGTTGCGGGCGGTACTTTAGTGGGGTATGCAGCTTTAGGTGTCGATCTTAACTATCTGATTGCCGCTGCCTTTATGTCAGCACCTGCGGGTCTGTTGATGGCGAAAATTCTCATGCCACCCAACGAAAACGATAAAAACAGCTCAGATGAAATCACCTCAGTCGAACTGCCCCGCGCCACCAATGTGGTTGAAGCCTTAGCCGATGGCGCTATGTCTGGCATGCGGATTTCTGTGGGGATCGGTGCCACGCTACTGGCTTTTGTCAGTGTTATCGCCCTGCTGAACGGCATGTTAGGCGCTGTGGGTGAATGGTTCGGTTACCAGTTAAGCTTCGAATTTTTGCTCGGTTATCTGTTCGCACCTATGGCGTGGCTACTGGGTATCCCTTGGCATGAAGCCATTACTGCGGGCTCACTGATCGGCCAAAAAATCGTGGTCAATGAGTTTGTGGCCTTTATCCAGTTAATGAAAGTCGAAGACCAACTGAGCGCCCATTCTCAGGCCGTTGTGACTTTTGCCCTGTGTGGTTTTGCGAACATTTCAACCATGGCAATTTTGATCGGTGGACTGGGTAGCATGGTGCCAGAGCGCCGCGAATTTATCGCCCGTAATGGTTTTCGCGCCATTGCCGCTGGCGTATTCGCTAACCTGATGAGTGCGGCAATCGCCAGCGTGATCCTCTCGCTGTAA